TATCTCTAAACGGACCAATCAAAGTTAAAGTTGATTTCTTGATATTCAAAATTTCACGAGCTACGCGCTTGATATCTGCCAACCTTATGCTTTCAATTTGTTTAAGCTTTTTCTCAAGTGACTCGATTTTATTAAGTAAAAGCAATTGGCTGGTATAAAACTCGGCAATCTCATGAGAATCTTCAAACTCTAATATCACTCTGCCCTTGACATAATCTTTGGCTTTTTGCAGCTCCTCCGGACTCGCGCCAAGTTGCACCAATTTTTTTAGCTCCTGAACAATCACTTTGATAGCCTCGTCAATTCGCGCTTTATCAAGCCCGGCCTGAATAATAAAACTGCCAGTATCTTGATATGGATTATTGTTTGAGCGAATAAAATAACAAAGCCCCCGGCGCTCTCGGACCTCAATAAAAAGTCGGGAACTCATGTTACCGCCCAATATAATATTGAGCAACTCTAACGCATAACGGTTTTTGTGGGTATATGAATATCCCAGAAATCCAAGACAAAGTTGGACCTGTTGGGTATCCATGCGCTTGAGTGCTACCCGCGGAGTCGCGATAATATTGTCCGATTGTTCAATTGTCAAAAACCTCGAGCTGTGTCGAAGGGTTCGATTGCTCGATTGTTCGATTGCTTTAATGCTTTTATGTTTTAATGCTTTAATGTCGCTAAAGCAGGTCTTTATCAACCCCAAAATTCTCTTCTCCTTAATCTGGCCACACACGCCAACAACCATATTCCTTGGATTATAAAACTCGTTCCGATATTTTAACATTGTTTGCCTGGAAATATTCTTGATGTTTTCTTTGGGGCCAATAATCAGCTGACCCAAACTACTTGTCCCGCCAAACATTGTTTCTTCCAAAAATGCGGGAGCAAATAGTAACGGGTTATCTTCGTACATATTAATTTCTTCAATAATCGTTCCGCGCTCGCGATTAAGCTCTTCGGAATCAAACTTGGAACAAAACAGCATGTCTGCCAGCACGTCCACGGCGAGTTCTATTTTTTCGCTTTGTAATTTTACGAAATAGCCCGTATGGTCTTTACCGGTAAAAGCATTATACTCGGCTCCCACACTATCAAGTTCTTGGGACAAATCCAGGGTTGTCGGTCGTCTTTGGGTCCCCTTAAACATCATATGTTCTATAAAATGAGAAGTACCGTTTAGCTTTCGCGACTCGTATCTAGAGCCCACCTTAACCAATACCAACACGGTCACGGCTTTAGTTTCGTGGAGCGAGGCAGTTATGACGCGGAGGCCGTTGGATAATTTGGTGACTTTGTAATTCATAGTAATATACCTTCTTAATAAATCATAGCTCTGTAACTTGTTGATATTTGTTGATATTTGCCCTTCGGGCTGATATTCATTGATATTTGTCGATATTGGGAAATTACTTTCTGAATATCTATTAATATCATGACTGAATTTCTATTAATATCTATGAATATCACGAAGTAAACCCTGTACCAAGGTGTCGCTTGTTGGTGGCATTAAACCACCAACTGCGACCAATCTATTATACCTCCGACTTCGTCAAAGGCTTTCTTTTGGTGCAGGGTAAATATCTATTAATTTCACGCTATGAATTTTTCTTTCAAATAGTTAATGAGTGTCTCGATATCCACGCGGTCCTGCTCCATCGTATCCCTATCCCTAACCGTCACCTTTTTATCTTCCAACGAATCAAAATCAACAGTCACACAATACGGAGTGCCGATTTCATCCTGCCGGCGATAACGGCGGCCAATAGAAGCTACCTCATCATACTGGCAGTTCCAACTCTTAAGCAAATCTTGAAAAATCTCTTGGGCTAATTTTGTAAGCGGCTCCTTTTTAGATAATGGCAAAACAGCAACTTTAACCGGAGCCAAACGTTTATCCAAACCAAGCATTACTTCAACTTCTTTAGTAGATTCAGTCGTAGTTGTTCGACCGCCAGCCACTTCTTTGTAAGCATCAATAAGAATCGCTAATAAAAGCCTATCAACTCCCAAAGAAGGCTCGATAACATAAGGCGTGAATTCCTTGCCTTCTTCATCTTTATATATTAATTTTTGACCACTGACTTTACTGTGGGCCGAGAGATCAAAATCTGTCCGGTTGGCAATGCCCCAAAGTTCGCCCCAGCCCCAAGGAAACTTGTATTCAATGTCAGTCGTGGCTTTGGAATAATGAGAAAGTTCTTTTTTGTCATGGTCGCGCAATTTAATGTTTTTATTGTCTATTCCAAGTTCAAGCAAAAAGTCCAGGCAAAACTCGCGCCATTTTTTAAACTGCTCCATATCTTCGCCGCTCTTTACAAAATATTCCAACTCCATTTGCTCAAATTCCCGAGTCCGAAAAATAAAATTTCCAGGCGTGATTTCGTTTCTAAAGGCCTTGCCGATTTGAGCAACACCAAAAGGCAATTTCAGCCGCATTGAATCCTTGATTAATTCATAATCTACAAAAATACCCTGGGCGGTTTCCGGCCGCAAATAAACCTCGCTCCCCTCGCCTTCTATTGGACCAATAAAAGTTTTAAACATTAAATTGAAAGGTCGAGATTCC
The Patescibacteria group bacterium DNA segment above includes these coding regions:
- a CDS encoding insulinase family protein, encoding MNYKVTKLSNGLRVITASLHETKAVTVLVLVKVGSRYESRKLNGTSHFIEHMMFKGTQRRPTTLDLSQELDSVGAEYNAFTGKDHTGYFVKLQSEKIELAVDVLADMLFCSKFDSEELNRERGTIIEEINMYEDNPLLFAPAFLEETMFGGTSSLGQLIIGPKENIKNISRQTMLKYRNEFYNPRNMVVGVCGQIKEKRILGLIKTCFSDIKALKHKSIKAIEQSSNRTLRHSSRFLTIEQSDNIIATPRVALKRMDTQQVQLCLGFLGYSYTHKNRYALELLNIILGGNMSSRLFIEVRERRGLCYFIRSNNNPYQDTGSFIIQAGLDKARIDEAIKVIVQELKKLVQLGASPEELQKAKDYVKGRVILEFEDSHEIAEFYTSQLLLLNKIESLEKKLKQIESIRLADIKRVAREILNIKKSTLTLIGPFRDRNRFLRLLWE
- a CDS encoding glycine--tRNA ligase, with amino-acid sequence MDKIVSLCKRRGFIFPGSEIYGGLANSWDYGPLGVELKNNIKRLWWQKFVQERSDVVGLDAGIIMNPKTWEASGHLASFADPLVDCKKCQQRFREDELREGKYGEIDTGDGKLHCPECGGELTESRPFNLMFKTFIGPIEGEGSEVYLRPETAQGIFVDYELIKDSMRLKLPFGVAQIGKAFRNEITPGNFIFRTREFEQMELEYFVKSGEDMEQFKKWREFCLDFLLELGIDNKNIKLRDHDKKELSHYSKATTDIEYKFPWGWGELWGIANRTDFDLSAHSKVSGQKLIYKDEEGKEFTPYVIEPSLGVDRLLLAILIDAYKEVAGGRTTTTESTKEVEVMLGLDKRLAPVKVAVLPLSKKEPLTKLAQEIFQDLLKSWNCQYDEVASIGRRYRRQDEIGTPYCVTVDFDSLEDKKVTVRDRDTMEQDRVDIETLINYLKEKFIA